The stretch of DNA GACCTCGCCGATGGTCACGGTCCGCCGGAGCGGGGCGTTGTACTCGTTCCACTTCAGGATGTAGCGGAAGTCGCCGATTCCCGAGGCCGCGAGCGTCTTGATCGGGCCCGCCGAGATCGCGTTGACCCGAATGTTCTTCGGGCCGAGATCGGCCGCTAGATACCGGACCGAGGCCTCGAGCGCCGCCTTGGCGACGCCCATGACGTTGTAGTGCGGCATCCATTTCTCGGCGCCGTAATAGGTCAGCGTCACGAGCGAGCCGCCCGGGCGCATGATCTTCTCGGCCCGTTGCGCCACCGCGGTGAAGGAGTAACACGAGACCAGGAGCGACTTGGTGAAGTTGTCTTCCGAGGTCTCGATGTAGCGGCCGGTCAGCTCGTCCTTGTCGGAGAAGGCGATGCAGTGGACCACGAAGTCGATGCCGTCGGGAAAGACCCTGGCCGCCTCCGCGAAGACGGCGTCGATCGTGGACGAATCGGTCACGTCGCAATGGCCGATGACGTGGGCGTCAAGTTCCTTGGCGAGCGGCTCGACCCGCTTGCGCAGGGCGTCGCCCTGATATGTGAAGGCGAGCTCGGCGCCGTGGGCGCGGGCGCTGCGGGCGATACCCCAGGCGATCGAGCGGTTGTTGGCGACCCCGAGGACGATGCCCCGCTTGCCCGCCAGAAGGCCCTGCCCGTGTTCCGCCATGATCGATCCCGAAGCCTCGCGGCACCTCGCGGCGCCGGGGCGCCTCCTTAGCGGAGGCGGCCCGGAGACGGAAGTCCGGGCTGCCTCCGTGCACTTTCAGGCCGGCGCCACTTTCTCAGGTCGCCTCGCTCAGGCCGCCTTGCTCAGGCCGCCTTGGCGGCACGGCGGCCGCGGGCGAACTCCATCAGGGCCGCGTCCTCATCCCGCGGCAGGACGATCGCTGTCGTGGCGAACAGGTCACCCTGCGTCCCGTCCTTCTTCGGCAGACCCTTGCCGCGCAGACGGAAGGTGCGGCCGGAACTGGTCATCGCCGGAATCTTCATCTCGACGGCGCCGGTGAGCGTCGGCACGCGGATCGTTCCCCCGAGAACGGCGTCCTCCAGCGGCACCTCGACGGTGGTCCGCAGATCGGCGCCCTCGACCGTGAAACCGGGATGGGGCCGAAGCTTGATGGTCAGCAGCGCATCGCCCGCTTCGCCGCGCGGGCCGCCGCTCTGGCCGAGGCCGCGGAGCCGGATGGTCTGGCCATCGACCACGCCGCGCGGGATGACGACGTCGACCTCGCGTCCGGTGGGCAGATACAGGCGCAGCTTCTCCTCGCTGGCAACCTGCTCCAGCGTCACCGACAGCTCGGCGGCCACGTCGTCGCCCTTGGCGGCCTGCCGCGCGCCGGGGCCGGCTCCGCCCGCACGGAACGCTTCGCCGAAAATGTGCGAGAAGATATCCTCGCCCATCCCGCCACCCATGCCACCCTGCCGGCCGCGGGCCATGTTCTCGAAATCGAACCCGCCCCCCCGGCCACCCCCGAAGCCCTCGAAGCCGGTCGCGCGCGGCTTGCCCTCGGCGTCGATCTCGCCGCGGTCGAACTGCTTGCGCTTCTCGGCGTCGCCCAGGATTTCGTAGGCGGAATTCGCCTCGGCGAACCGGTCCTTCGCCTTCACGTCGTTCTTGTTGCGGTCGGGGTGGAAGTCCTTGGCGAGCTTGCGATAGGCCTTCTTGATCTCGGCCTCGCTCGCCCCCTTGGCCACGCCCAGCACGTCATAGGGATTGCGCATGGAACTCTTGGCTGTGCGGTGTGGGGTCTCGACCCCGATGTGGGAAGGATGTTGCATCCCTGCAACGGTCCTACTGCCGAAAGTCTGCGGGTTCGAGCGTGGCGTCAAGCGGCGGCTCTCGCCCCCTCGGGCGGCGGAGCATACTTGTGCCGTCGGCCGGTTGCGCGCTCCCCGCGCCGCCCGTCGCCGACCTTGAACCGTGACAGACCGGAGACCCGATGCAATACGCCTGCGATCACGTCCATCTGCGCAGCCGCGACGCCGTCAAGGCCGGGGCGTTCTACGTTGAGATTTTCGGAGCTCGAGAGGTGAAGCGCGTCGGCGACGACCCGGTGCAGCGCGTCGTCCTGGATCTTGGCGGGCTCACCGTGTTCATCGAGCAGGCGCCGGCCGAGACGACGCCCGCGGCACCGGCTCCCTGCCTAGGCCTCGAGCATATCGGATTGCGGGTCGCCGATATCGAGGCAGCGATGGCCGATCTCACCGCCCGGGGTGTGCCGGTCCGAACCGGCATAACCCAGCGCGCCCCCGACCTCCGGATCGCCTTCCTGGAAGGTCCGGACGGCACGCTGATCGAGATCCTGGAGCGCAAGGCCGCCTGATTCGCGGGTTCGCCCACCGTGCGCGACGATCACCCCGGCGTTGCCGCGCCCGATCTACGGGAGTGACGTGGTGATGGCATCTGTCCCGGGGCTTGCCGCACCGGTCTGCATGCCGGTCATCGACTGAACGGAAACGACCCCGCCGCTGGGCGGGTCGGGCTACTCGGCGGGGGCCGCAATTCGTGCGGTCCGGTCGAAATTCTCCGTTCCGTACACGCCACCGAGGACGGCCTCGCAATGCAGCCGCACACGGGCATGGCACTCGCAGGCGGCCGCCGAGACCGCACGCCGGTCGAGGATGGTGATCCGCCCGCGGCCAACTAGAATGAGCCCCTGGTCCTGAAGCATACGCAGGATCCGCGTCAGATAGGTGCGCTGGACGCCGAGCATCGAGGCCAGCAGTTCGTGTGTGATCGGCAGCGTGTCGTCCTGAATCCGTTCCTGGAGCGTCATGAGCCAGCGGAGACAGCGTTGCTCGATGGGGTGCAAGGCGTTGCAGGCAGCGGTCTGAAGCAGTTGAGCCAGCAGGCAATCGGCGTAGCGCGCGAGAAGGTCTCGCAGCGAGGCGGACCGTCGGACGGCCTCTTGGAGCCGTTCCACCTCGAGGCGCAGCATTCGCCCGCCCATATGCACCAGCGCGTTGGCGGATGCCGGCAAGCGCCCCTGACTCACGATTCCGCCGACGGCGCCCTCATGTCCGATGGTGGCGGTCTCGGCAGTCCGCCCGTCTCGCGTGACGACGACCAGCGCCACAACGGCATGGTTGCAGGGGAACGTGATGTGCGTGACGTCCTCGCCCGCCTCGAAGATCGTCTCGCCCTTGGCGTGGGCAATCGGCTCCAGATCAGGGGCGATCAGCGCGCGGTCTGAGGGGGGAAGCGCATCGAGAAGCAGGTTGCCCGTAGGGAGGGCAATGTCGATTGGCATCGCGAACGGAGGAGTGCGGGACAGGAGGCCTCCGACAGGCTCCTCACGGACCCGCCCGCCGGCGGCCGGACCCGACACGCATACTGCGTGACCGGCACCCCTGAACTAACCTAGGTTGCTTTCCATGACACACTTCTACTTATCGGTGCAGAGCCCCTGCTCCGAGAGCCGCTTGTGCTCGCGTGGATCGCAGTCCGTCGACAGGAAGGATGCCCAGTCAGAAGGTGTGCCGTAAAACGCGTTGCGGTCGACATCACCCCTCACGCCCGGTACGCGGCCTGTAGATGTGAACTGCCAGAGCATCCACTTACGGTTGACGAATCGCTGCTCCGGCTCGGCGGCCGTCGAGCGCAACCAGTGCGGGTAGTCCGGCAATTCGCCTTCCAGAACGTCCTTATGGAAGGTGATGTCGGTGTAGATGATCGGGCGCTTGCCGGTGTAGCGCTCCATCTCCTCCAGCATCTCGGCGACCATCGCCAGGGCCTGCGCCTTCGGCAGCTTCTTCGGGCAGGTCTGCGAGTGCCCGTTCCACTCGACGTCGAGCACCGGCGGGAGCGCGCTCGGATCGTTGGGGACGTTCCTCTTGAACCAGTCCATCTGCTCCTTGGCGGAGCGGCACCAGAAGACGAAGTGGTAGGCCCCCCGAGGGACGCCCGCCCGCGCCGCACCGTCCCAGTTGGTCCGGAAGCGCTCGTCGACGTGGTCGCCGCCCTCCGTCGCCTTGATGAAGGCGAACTGGGTGCCGGCCGCCCGAACCGAGGCCCAGTCGACGTTGCCCTGCCATTTGGAGATGTCGATGCCCTGGATCGGGTGAAGCTTGGCCTTGGCCACGCCGGGATGCGGCTTCGCGTCCCCCTTGGTCGGGTAGAAGTCGGAATTCGAGGCACAGGCCGCGAGACCCGCCAGGGTCGCCGCCGCGGCGAACCGCGCGGCGAGTCGCCGCGCGGCGCCCAAGCGGCTGCTCAGGCCCCGGCCCAGATCCTCGGAAAGCGATCGCGAAAGCATGGAGATCCGCGTCATCAGTGCTCAGCCCGCCACCGAAAGAGCGCCA from Methylobacterium sp. PvR107 encodes:
- a CDS encoding Crp/Fnr family transcriptional regulator, with translation MPIDIALPTGNLLLDALPPSDRALIAPDLEPIAHAKGETIFEAGEDVTHITFPCNHAVVALVVVTRDGRTAETATIGHEGAVGGIVSQGRLPASANALVHMGGRMLRLEVERLQEAVRRSASLRDLLARYADCLLAQLLQTAACNALHPIEQRCLRWLMTLQERIQDDTLPITHELLASMLGVQRTYLTRILRMLQDQGLILVGRGRITILDRRAVSAAACECHARVRLHCEAVLGGVYGTENFDRTARIAAPAE
- a CDS encoding VOC family protein, with translation MQYACDHVHLRSRDAVKAGAFYVEIFGAREVKRVGDDPVQRVVLDLGGLTVFIEQAPAETTPAAPAPCLGLEHIGLRVADIEAAMADLTARGVPVRTGITQRAPDLRIAFLEGPDGTLIEILERKAA
- a CDS encoding DnaJ C-terminal domain-containing protein encodes the protein MRNPYDVLGVAKGASEAEIKKAYRKLAKDFHPDRNKNDVKAKDRFAEANSAYEILGDAEKRKQFDRGEIDAEGKPRATGFEGFGGGRGGGFDFENMARGRQGGMGGGMGEDIFSHIFGEAFRAGGAGPGARQAAKGDDVAAELSVTLEQVASEEKLRLYLPTGREVDVVIPRGVVDGQTIRLRGLGQSGGPRGEAGDALLTIKLRPHPGFTVEGADLRTTVEVPLEDAVLGGTIRVPTLTGAVEMKIPAMTSSGRTFRLRGKGLPKKDGTQGDLFATTAIVLPRDEDAALMEFARGRRAAKAA
- a CDS encoding GH25 family lysozyme, yielding MTRISMLSRSLSEDLGRGLSSRLGAARRLAARFAAAATLAGLAACASNSDFYPTKGDAKPHPGVAKAKLHPIQGIDISKWQGNVDWASVRAAGTQFAFIKATEGGDHVDERFRTNWDGAARAGVPRGAYHFVFWCRSAKEQMDWFKRNVPNDPSALPPVLDVEWNGHSQTCPKKLPKAQALAMVAEMLEEMERYTGKRPIIYTDITFHKDVLEGELPDYPHWLRSTAAEPEQRFVNRKWMLWQFTSTGRVPGVRGDVDRNAFYGTPSDWASFLSTDCDPREHKRLSEQGLCTDK
- the fabI gene encoding enoyl-ACP reductase FabI, with amino-acid sequence MAEHGQGLLAGKRGIVLGVANNRSIAWGIARSARAHGAELAFTYQGDALRKRVEPLAKELDAHVIGHCDVTDSSTIDAVFAEAARVFPDGIDFVVHCIAFSDKDELTGRYIETSEDNFTKSLLVSCYSFTAVAQRAEKIMRPGGSLVTLTYYGAEKWMPHYNVMGVAKAALEASVRYLAADLGPKNIRVNAISAGPIKTLAASGIGDFRYILKWNEYNAPLRRTVTIGEVGETAAYLVSDMAAGMTGEILHVDAGYHVVGMKNPEAPDLTLDKD